The following are from one region of the Magallana gigas chromosome 4, xbMagGiga1.1, whole genome shotgun sequence genome:
- the LOC117687490 gene encoding uncharacterized protein isoform X1 translates to MAEKGTEKICGLCRNTIKDKKSYRLVSTHEDFSRIFKELSLNVKNYVCKFCVNKLNRLVTIDDDIKTRLTKLYEKRNELFSEIKETVISKAHLRTPVSNKRERQKNTPTPRKPKIRRLLPFNSPEVRAAPIDKPPAERSILPHEKEPWIKRLDQSSTNDASTQTKTYHEKDFDVKIMAKYGSSHRSSIISDPTQQAICKAMLNGRTSFVHHMMKSDQYKQAVLQEVCKHIHKEICEICRKEENQLHYHTEIADWESLLHYLKGKAPVTVRLLQSVLLKDASEQEVKGHKVISLCTGFSVFLYSRNHTLSRLQYTIGLLLDQCGATKEAISILHDLGFSVSPSALHRKKRDIVLKQEERIDNTVERYVSERRDIMTCEKIIKDYEDTNYQLTEKVEGPIQSPRIPVCNMHCTLLSNGCGAQLNAFTTLELWDCSRTAFSSTKLSSEVTFSMNYRNMHTTSAMQKPETVVFDTRVNKVSNTETLNSSGNQENLVAYLKKKMLRRKDNPCIPIEILGDNVDILITPANMTSDRQRKSWHWFLLLATQKRIIDQELPTNKPVADIETISSCVFFPSKVEILDFQRNIQFHVARILSNFIGELKSFEKLLPNYIPHPQIEKTSQKSVFINCDLIDESENSSDGMIRIMQRVHSLAVPFIDGTVEKVVLGGDVLTNERAMSAQQAMRNNESSYEKLLGVIHRPEGLHRQMNFLMVSWVVVGYLCEFCFVLSSVCIKFCMLREISISNLIIHHDFINFNLLCKNFHARLY, encoded by the exons ATGGCGGAAAAAGGTACCGAGAAAATATGCGGCTTATGTAGAAAtacaattaaagataaaaaatcgtATAGATTAGTGTCAACACATGAAGATTTCTCAAGGATATTCAAAGAACTcagtttaaatgttaaaaattatgtttgcaaattttgtgtaaataaactTAATAGACTCGTGACGATCGACGACGATATCAAAACAAGATTGACAAAACTGTACGAGAAGAGAAACGAACTATTTTCAGAAATAAAGGAAACTGTTATTAGTAAAGCGCATTTACGTACACCTGTTAGCAACAAACGAGAAAGGCAAAAGAACACACCAACACCACGGAAGCCAAAGATCAGACGATTGTTGCCATTCAATTCCCCTGAGGTTAGGGCTGCACCAATTGATAAACCTCCTGCAGAGCGGTCTATTTTACCGCATGAAAAAGAGCCGTGGATCAAACGTTTGGATCAATCTAGCACAAATGATGCCTCTACGCAAACAAAGACTTACCATGAGAAAGACTTTGATGTCAAA atcatgGCAAAGTATGGAAGTAGTCATAGATCATCAATAATTTCTGATCCCACCCAGCAAGCAATATGTAAAGCTATGCTTAATGGTAGGACGAGTTTTGTACACCATATGATGAAGTCAGACCAGTACAAACAAGCTGTGTTGCAAGAAGTGTGTAAGCACATACACAAAGAAATATGTGAAATTTGCAGAAAAGAAGAAAATCAACTTCACTATCATACAGAAATTGCAGACTGGGAGAGTCTTTTGCATTATTTAAAGGGAAAAGCCCCTGTCACTGTTAGGCTCTTACAAAGTGTTTTATTGAAAGATGCATCAGAACAAGAAGTGAAAGGTCATAAGGTTATAAGCCTTTGCACAGGATTTTCAGTCTTTTTGTATAGCAGAAACCACACTCTATCAAGACTGCAATACACAATTGGACTGCTGTTGGATCAATGTGGAGCCACAAAAGAG gcTATATCTATATTGCATGACCTAGGATTCTCGGTTTCACCAAGTGCATTGCATAGGAAAAAAAGAGACATAGTTCTGAAACAAGAGGAGAGAATTGACAATACAGTTGAAAGATATGTGTCCGAGAGGCGAGATATTATGACTTGTGAGAAAATCATAAAGGACTATGAAGACACAAACTATCAGCTGACTGAAAAAGTGGAAGGTCCAATTCAAAGTCCTAGAATACCAGTATGCAACATGCACTGTACTTTGTTATCAAATGGGTGTGGTGCACAACTGAATGCTTTTACAACTTTAGAGCTTTGGGATTGCTCCAGAACAGCTTTTTCAAGTACAAAGCTTTCAAGTGAAGTTACTTTTTCAATGAATTACAGAAACATGCACACTACTAGTGCCATGCAAAAACCAGAGACTGTAGTTTTTGATACAAGAGTGAACAAGGTGTCCAACACAGAGACACTTAACTCATCAGGAAATCAAGAAAACCTTGTGGCATATTTAAAGAAGAAGATGTTAAGAAGAAAAGACAATCCATGCATACCCATTGAAATTCTGGGGGACAATGTCGACATTCTCATTACTCCTGCAAATATGACTTCAGACAGACAAAGGAAATCATGGCATTGGTTTCTACTTCTGGCTACCCAGAAGAGAATAATTGATCAGGAGCTCCCTACAAATAAGCCTGTAGCCGACATAGAAACAATCAGTAGTTGTGTGTTTTTTCCATCTAAAGTGGAAATTCttgattttcaaagaaatatccAATTTCATGTTGCCCGaatcttatcaaattttattggaGAACTCAAATCATTCGAAAAACTTCTTCCAAACTATATACCACACCCACAAATTGAAAAAACGTCCCAGAAATCTGTGTTTATAAACTGTGACTTAATTGACGAGAGTGAAAATTCTTCCGATGGAATGATTAGAATAATGCAGAGAGTTCACTCTCTAGCTGTGCCATTCATTGACGGAACCGTTGAAAAAGTAGTTCTAGGAGGTGATGTTTTGACAAACGAACGTGCTATGAGTGCACAACAAGCGATGAGAAACAATGAGTCAAGCTATGAAAAGCTTCTTGGTGTAATACATAGACCTGAGGGACTGCACAGACAGATGAATTTTCTGATGGTATCATGGGTTGTAGTTGGTTATCTTTGtgagttttgttttgttctttcatcAGTTTGTATAAAGTTTTGCATGTTAagagaaatttcaatttcaaatcttATCATACATCatgatttcataaattttaatttgcttTGCAAAAATTTTCATGCAAGACTTTAttaa
- the LOC117687490 gene encoding uncharacterized protein isoform X2, with protein MAEKGTEKICGLCRNTIKDKKSYRLVSTHEDFSRIFKELSLNVKNYVCKFCVNKLNRLVTIDDDIKTRLTKLYEKRNELFSEIKETVISKAHLRTPVSNKRERQKNTPTPRKPKIRRLLPFNSPEVRAAPIDKPPAERSILPHEKEPWIKRLDQSSTNDASTQTKTYHEKDFDVKIMAKYGSSHRSSIISDPTQQAICKAMLNGRTSFVHHMMKSDQYKQAVLQEVCKHIHKEICEICRKEENQLHYHTEIADWESLLHYLKGKAPVTVRLLQSVLLKDASEQEVKGHKVISLCTGFSVFLYSRNHTLSRLQYTIGLLLDQCGATKEAISILHDLGFSVSPSALHRKKRDIVLKQEERIDNTVERYVSERRDIMTCEKIIKDYEDTNYQLTEKVEGPIQSPRIPVCNMHCTLLSNGCGAQLNAFTTLELWDCSRTAFSSTKLSSEVTFSMNYRNMHTTSAMQKPETVVFDTRVNKVSNTETLNSSGNQENLVAYLKKKMLRRKDNPCIPIEILGDNVDILITPANMTSDRQRKSWHWFLLLATQKRIIDQELPTNKPVADIETISSCVFFPSKVEILDFQRNIQFHVARILSNFIGELKSFEKLLPNYIPHPQIEKTSQKSVFINCDLIDESENSSDGMIRIMQRVHSLAVPFIDGTVEKVVLGGDVLTNERAMSAQQAMRNNESSYEKLLGVIHRPEGLHRQMNFLMVSWVVVGYL; from the exons ATGGCGGAAAAAGGTACCGAGAAAATATGCGGCTTATGTAGAAAtacaattaaagataaaaaatcgtATAGATTAGTGTCAACACATGAAGATTTCTCAAGGATATTCAAAGAACTcagtttaaatgttaaaaattatgtttgcaaattttgtgtaaataaactTAATAGACTCGTGACGATCGACGACGATATCAAAACAAGATTGACAAAACTGTACGAGAAGAGAAACGAACTATTTTCAGAAATAAAGGAAACTGTTATTAGTAAAGCGCATTTACGTACACCTGTTAGCAACAAACGAGAAAGGCAAAAGAACACACCAACACCACGGAAGCCAAAGATCAGACGATTGTTGCCATTCAATTCCCCTGAGGTTAGGGCTGCACCAATTGATAAACCTCCTGCAGAGCGGTCTATTTTACCGCATGAAAAAGAGCCGTGGATCAAACGTTTGGATCAATCTAGCACAAATGATGCCTCTACGCAAACAAAGACTTACCATGAGAAAGACTTTGATGTCAAA atcatgGCAAAGTATGGAAGTAGTCATAGATCATCAATAATTTCTGATCCCACCCAGCAAGCAATATGTAAAGCTATGCTTAATGGTAGGACGAGTTTTGTACACCATATGATGAAGTCAGACCAGTACAAACAAGCTGTGTTGCAAGAAGTGTGTAAGCACATACACAAAGAAATATGTGAAATTTGCAGAAAAGAAGAAAATCAACTTCACTATCATACAGAAATTGCAGACTGGGAGAGTCTTTTGCATTATTTAAAGGGAAAAGCCCCTGTCACTGTTAGGCTCTTACAAAGTGTTTTATTGAAAGATGCATCAGAACAAGAAGTGAAAGGTCATAAGGTTATAAGCCTTTGCACAGGATTTTCAGTCTTTTTGTATAGCAGAAACCACACTCTATCAAGACTGCAATACACAATTGGACTGCTGTTGGATCAATGTGGAGCCACAAAAGAG gcTATATCTATATTGCATGACCTAGGATTCTCGGTTTCACCAAGTGCATTGCATAGGAAAAAAAGAGACATAGTTCTGAAACAAGAGGAGAGAATTGACAATACAGTTGAAAGATATGTGTCCGAGAGGCGAGATATTATGACTTGTGAGAAAATCATAAAGGACTATGAAGACACAAACTATCAGCTGACTGAAAAAGTGGAAGGTCCAATTCAAAGTCCTAGAATACCAGTATGCAACATGCACTGTACTTTGTTATCAAATGGGTGTGGTGCACAACTGAATGCTTTTACAACTTTAGAGCTTTGGGATTGCTCCAGAACAGCTTTTTCAAGTACAAAGCTTTCAAGTGAAGTTACTTTTTCAATGAATTACAGAAACATGCACACTACTAGTGCCATGCAAAAACCAGAGACTGTAGTTTTTGATACAAGAGTGAACAAGGTGTCCAACACAGAGACACTTAACTCATCAGGAAATCAAGAAAACCTTGTGGCATATTTAAAGAAGAAGATGTTAAGAAGAAAAGACAATCCATGCATACCCATTGAAATTCTGGGGGACAATGTCGACATTCTCATTACTCCTGCAAATATGACTTCAGACAGACAAAGGAAATCATGGCATTGGTTTCTACTTCTGGCTACCCAGAAGAGAATAATTGATCAGGAGCTCCCTACAAATAAGCCTGTAGCCGACATAGAAACAATCAGTAGTTGTGTGTTTTTTCCATCTAAAGTGGAAATTCttgattttcaaagaaatatccAATTTCATGTTGCCCGaatcttatcaaattttattggaGAACTCAAATCATTCGAAAAACTTCTTCCAAACTATATACCACACCCACAAATTGAAAAAACGTCCCAGAAATCTGTGTTTATAAACTGTGACTTAATTGACGAGAGTGAAAATTCTTCCGATGGAATGATTAGAATAATGCAGAGAGTTCACTCTCTAGCTGTGCCATTCATTGACGGAACCGTTGAAAAAGTAGTTCTAGGAGGTGATGTTTTGACAAACGAACGTGCTATGAGTGCACAACAAGCGATGAGAAACAATGAGTCAAGCTATGAAAAGCTTCTTGGTGTAATACATAGACCTGAGGGACTGCACAGACAGATGAATTTTCTGATGGTATCATGGGTTGTAGTTGGTTATCTTT AG
- the LOC117687489 gene encoding uncharacterized protein: MSGLDIFNLLQSVYQEFYKEESSSDGGSLYQLRNLINRRNVSGAEQVTKDFRSHMNFVVDAMSGYVVAAFMSLHSMNDMDDKPGSFPLFSLMNENQKTDWLYDQADLVMDVLGVKDTAYIDELNENIKQLDIDCNKLCEMKSATGFQCALCDKHYVTEGHFRNHLKKKHQWQFHESTLTKRSDSVVSSFIRMALLLVDTCDAYRMGDGERCLRNAKFEWMYAGALGHTKYKLWLWRYIASFVAILSPKESFEYKWNICQNLMGGVDQNIPNDNCVELQIKKIKSQLNTQGSNKSFNSAKVVTMSTQVIDNMKQKLMQVNNTVRAGRKRPQVDKSVDIGRIAECVLKNGHGVVKDWPSFSKFKDPLSKLDPKSLHQWMGTQKKIASKSLQ, encoded by the exons ATGTCAGGTTTagatattttcaatttacttcAGAGTGTATATCAAGAGTTTTACAAAGAAGAAAGCAGCAGCGATGGGGGCAGTCTCTATCAACTTAGAAACCTAATCAACAGGAGAAATGTATCTGGAGCAGAGCAGGTCACTAAAGATTTCAG GTCACACATGAACTTTGTGGTGGATGCAATGAGTGGATATGTGGTTGCAGCATTTATGAGCCTACACAGCATGAATGATATGGATGACAAACCTGGCAGCTTTCCATTATTCTCCCTCATGAATGAAAATCAGAAAACAGACTGGTTATATGATCAAGCCGATTTAGTAATGGATGTTCTAGGAGTTAAAGATACAGCATATATAGATGAGCTAAACGAAAACATCAAGCAGTTAGATATAGACTGTAATAAACTTTGTGAAATGAAGAGTGCAACTGGTTTTCAGTGTGCATTGTGTGACAAACACTATGTAACAGAGGGCCACTTTAGGAATCATCTTAAAAAGAAGCATCAATGGCAGTTCCATGAGAGTACTTTGACAAAAAGATCCGACAGTGttgtatcaagttttataaggATGGCTCTATTGCTAGTCGACACTTGTGATGCCTACAGGATGGGAGACGGTGAACGTTGTCTTCGGAATGCTAAATTTGAATGGATGTATGCAGGTGCGCTTGGACATACTAAATATAAGTTGTGGCTGTGGAGATATATTGCCTCTTTTGTTGCGATACTCAGCCCAAAAGAAAGTTTCGAATATAAATGGAACATATGCCAGAATTTGATGGGAGGAGTGGACCAAAATATACCGAATGATAACTGTGTGGAACTACAGATCAAAAAGATAAAATCTCAGCTGAACACACAGGGTTCAAACAAGTCTTTCAATTCTGCCAAGGTAGTTACAATGTCCACACAAGTTATTgataatatgaaacaaaaacttatgcAAGTAAACAATACAGTGAGAGCTGGGAGGAAAAGACCACAGGTGGACAAATCTGTGGATATCGGTCGAATTGCAGAATGTGTACTCAAAAATGGACACGGTGTTGTAAAGGATTGGCCATCGTTCAGTAAATTTAAAGACCCACTATCCAAGCTTGATCCTAAATCCTTGCATCAGTGGATGGGCACGCAGAAGAAAATTGCTTCTAAATCGCTGCAGTGA
- the LOC105328187 gene encoding bifunctional 3'-5' exonuclease/ATP-dependent helicase WRN — MNLINQSNCTRASFYSESLKISNQLLNALLTIFGSTVTMAAPCITTLQEIFEVEKLSAEQEKAIDSLLAKKDVFLSLRTGGGKSLCYMAFPIFYEYSNSLDVQPQVLIISPLLSIMKEQTDLLASKGFTATFIGKDKSEDVSILDGKYQFVFSSPEAILQNDKWRDMLSGSKSFRLFVVDEAHTLVHWGENTKHGQAFREWFSRTGEIRSLISCPALVITATASKEARKVIKKRLALNNCVDIIDSPDRENIKLFVQKLKNTVPIDETFGWLTHDLSTRKKDCPRTLIFCSSIKICADIYTAFLMVLDNSVMEFVNMFHSCTSENVKETIREDMNDDNGNIRVLIATSAAGMGVNYKGVNNVVHYSPPKDMDSFVQQLGRAGRDGSQSLHLLLYNSRHTHKLEADMKTYIENKDKCRRLQILESYDSLPNVELVKHLCCDICSQNCNCSGDCCELYQHPYFLFQSDDVSSDDNSCMSDSTDLESDDVLDIDDTYPELE, encoded by the exons ATGAACCTAATAAACCAATCAAATTGCACCCGAGCAAGTTTTTACTCGGAGAGTCTGAAAATATCAAACCAATTACTGAACGCCTTACTGACGATATTTGGAAGTACAGTAACAATGGCGGCGCCCTGCATAACAACATTGCAGGAAATATTTGAAGTAGAGAAATTGAGCGCAGAACAAGAAAAAGCTATCGACAGTCTTTTGGCAAAGAAGGATGTGTTCCTCTCTCTTAGGACAGGTGGTGGGAAGTCTTTGTGCTACATGGCCTTccctattttttatgaatatagcAATTCATTGGATGTGCAACCACAAGTTCTTATTATCAGTCCCCTCTTGTCCATTATGAAGGAACAGACGGATCTTTTAGCATCAAAGGGGTTTACCGCCACATTCATTGGCAAAGACAAGTCTGAGGATGTCTCGATACTCGACGGTAAATACCAATTTGTCTTTTCGTCACCAGAAGCTATACTGCAGAACGATAAATGGCGGGATATGTTGTCAGGATCCAAATCCTTTAGATTATTCGTTGTGGATGAAGCCCACACTCTTGTTCATTG gggtgaaaatacaaaacatggACAAGCTTTCAGGGAATGGTTTTCACGGACAGGTGAGATCAGGTCATTGATAAGTTGTCCAGCCCTAGTGATTACAGCCACTGCTAGCAAGGAGGCAAGAAAAGTGATTAAGAAGCGACTGGCTTTAAACAACTGTGTGGACATTATTGACAGTCCTGATAGAGAGAACATAAAgttatttgttcaaaagttaaaaaacaCTGTGCCCATCGATGAAACATTTGGCTGGTTGACACATGATTTATCTACGAGAAAAAAAGACTGTCCAAGAACACTTATTTTTTGTTCAAGCATAAAAATTTGTGCAGACATATACACTGCATTTTTAATGGTGTTAGACAACTCTGTAATGGAATTTGTTAATATGTTTCATTCATGTACATCTGAAAATGTTAAGGAAACAATTAGAGAGGacatgaatgatgataatggaaatattagagtTTTAATTGCTACTAGTGCTGCAGGTATGGGAGTGAATTACAAAGGAGTAAACAATGTTGTACATTATAGTCCTCCTAAAGATATGGATAGCTTTGTTCAGCAGCTTGGTCGTGCTGGCCGTGATGGTAGTCAGTCCTTACATCTGCTTCTTTATAATAGTAGACATACTCATAAACTTGAAGCTGACATGAAgacatatattgaaaataaagataagTGTCGTAGACTTCAAATATTGGAATCATATGATTCGCTTCCTAATGTAGAACttgtaaaacatttatgttGTGATATATGTTCCCAAAATTGTAATTGCAGTGGTGACTGTTGTGAACTGTATCAACatccatattttttatttcaaagtgaTGATGTTTCTAGTGATGACAACTCTTGCATGTCAGATAGCACAGACTTAGAAAGTGATGATGTACTTGATATAGATGATACATATCCAGAGTTGGAGTAA
- the LOC136274964 gene encoding uncharacterized protein, whose product MPHPGLTGRSRSVSGKQYFPHSIITKGCLAQPDLKGVIKRSWFSAGCTGLYFCKEVVSLRCEGTHAAFEPHPCGKPSPFLGGQVPGQGSIAAWILLLMAPKGLVPQCTGLPQVQHPPLVSGDGSFPDAGPFPPSLMQMGGC is encoded by the exons ATGCCGCATCCC GGACTTACGGGAAGGAGCAGGAGTGTTAGTGGAAAGCAGTATTTTCCTCATTCCATCATTACCAAGGGGTGTTTGGCTCAGCCCGACCTGAAGGGAGTAATTAAGAGAAGCTGGTTTTCTGCCGGGTGCACTGGTCTCTACTTCTGTAAAGAGGTTGTGTCTCTTCGATGTGAAGGGACACATGCCGCATTTGAGCCCCATCCGTGTGGCAAGCCCTCGCCTTTCCTCGGTGGCCAGGTTCCAGGTCAGGGATCCATTGCAGCCTGGATTCTGCTCCTGATGGCTCCGAAAGGCTTGGTTCCACAATGCACCGGTCTTCCCCAAGTGCA GCATCCCCCCTTGGTCTCAGGAGATGGTAGTTTCCCGGACGCTGGACCATTTCCTCCCTCTCTGATGCAGATGGGGGGTTGTTAA